In the genome of Gadus morhua chromosome 14, gadMor3.0, whole genome shotgun sequence, one region contains:
- the plekho2 gene encoding pleckstrin homology domain-containing family O member 2, which translates to MEDGVKGDPAQPKEARFLSKAGWVKKASGRVLAMYKDRYVHVEKFEVVVYENEDLKTCLQRLDLENFEKCLELKSFFKKKNRFILIREPKCANKIQDVKFQAQTPEEKDSWIKALTEGINRAKNKIFDEVKVDESNNLDHVTRTRPKGNRGRRPPTRIHIKEVANDEKDAGFSDGNNYENIEIKEPPKKCETLPMPPSSNSNSTEEMQSSSPELKEPEPVVEPKKVFKPPMPPSKDIKDILATENGPSPEADPEKVPGPPKPPSNELKPSVSTAEEEIEDLSEGDPVPGAEEQTDPAVTPPTEPMSSSTPAQESSPPTIPPIDKKPAKDPKTEGSPLTSEGPSDEIVVKVSEMDQSSSLPTVQKPEVEDMSTSPTAEEHPKVLDVTPEPISNSTPSGPLNASSSNKPQVQWQSDPTTLPTPDSASLETTRKGPSPIPPLKKKPLKMLPPKTLSPAQLPQPEDQPAVSAIPIVTQEEDSSSSEAAPSVGSTHIEDSPEPTTESQEVIPTVVLTLSEPEAQRATSESSICHSEGDSVDSGSEDTLASSTFALQGSQVGLDSVYASDDDSEDYNNPAQIRDAAPPGTKISQLSSSVQINLIREKPKVGPRPPVPLRPIFKAMSASVGDLLSNISEETPDSGEDLNEVKNLEREIALGLEQTKELLSSTAQTQGEGLGKNMPEDLLAKAMEKLRMADHFLREAKTFEESKRPSRSNRSSW; encoded by the exons ATGGAAGAT GGTGTGAAGGGGGACCCGGCCCAGCCTAAAGAGGCCAGGTTCCTCAGCAAGGCCGGCTGGGTGAAGAAGGCCTCAGGCAGGGTGCTGGCTATGTACAAGGACCGCTACGTCCACGTGGAGAAGTTCGAAGTGGTGGTGTATGAAAACGAG GACTTAAAAACTTGCCTGCAGAGATTAGACCTTGAAAACTTTGAGAAATGCCTCGAGTTGAAGAGCTTCTTCAAGAAGAAGAACAGATTCATATTGATACGAGAACCCAAATGTGCCAACAAG ATCCAGGACGTCAAGTTTCAAGCCCAGACTCCAGAGGAGAAGGACTCCTGGATCAAGGCCTTGACTGAAGGCATTAATCGAGCCAAGAATAAAATCTTTGATGAG gTCAAAGTTGATGAAAGTAATAACCTAGATCATGTGACACGGACGAGACCCAAGGGCAACCGAGGCCGGAGGCCACCAACCAGGATCCATATAAAAGAG GTGGCCAACGACGAAAAGGATGCTGGGTTTTCTGACGGCAACAATTATGAAAACATTGAGATCAAGGAACCTCCTAAAAAGTGCGAGACCCTTCCTATGCCTCCATCCAGTAACAGCAATTCCACCGAGGAAATGCAGTCAAGTTCCCCCGAACTGAAAGAGCCAGAGCCTGTGGTTGAACCGAAAAAAGTCTTTAAACCTCCCATGCCTCCATCAAAAGATATTAAAGATATTTTAGCCACTGAGAATGGACCTTCCCCGGAGGCTGACCCAGAAAAG GTCCCAGGGCCGCCTAAGCCCCCCTCTAACGAGCTGAAGCCCAGTGTTTCCACTGCTGAGGAAGAAATTGAAGACCTGTCCGAAGGTGATCCTGTGCCCGGGGCTGAAGAACAGACGGATCCAGCGGTCACCCCTCCGACCGAACCCATGAGCAGCTCCACGCCTGCGCAGGAATCCAGCCCTCCCACTATACCTCCTATAGACAAGAAGCCTGCTAAGGACCCAAAGACGGAGGGCTCGCCATTGACGTCGGAAGGTCCAAGTGATGAAATCGTAGTCAAAGTGAGTGAGATGGATCAATCCTCATCCCTACCCACTGTCCAAAAGCCAGAGGTGGAAGATATGTCAACAAGTCCCACTGCCGAGGAACATCCCAAAGTATTAGATGTAACACCTGAGCCAATATCAAACTCTACCCCAAGTGGTCCACTTAACGcctccagcagcaacaagccgcAGGTCCAATGGCAATCTGACCCCACAACTCTACCTACCCCGGACTCAGCTTCATTAGAAACAACCAGGAAGGGCCCCAGCCCAATACCACCCCTCAAGAAAAAGCCTTTAAAAATGTTACCTCCAAAGACGCTCTCTCCTGCACAGCTGCCTCAGCCTGAAGATCAACCGGCAGTGAGTGCTATCCCCATAGTCACTCAGGAGGAAGACAGCTCCTCCAGTGAAGCTGCACCTTCAGTCGGCTCGACCCACATAGAAGACTCTCCCGAACCCACGACAGAGTCTCAAGAAGTTATCCCAACCGTGGTTCTTACTCTGAGCGAACCGGAAGCACAGCGAGCGACATCAGAGAGCAGCATTTGCCACTCTGAGGGCGACAGTGTGGACTCTGGAAGCGAAGACACTTTGGCCTCCTCCACTTTTGCACTACAGGGAAGTCAAGTGGGTTTAGACTCTGTCTACGCGAGCGACGACGACAGTGAGGATTACAACAACCCGGCGCAGATCCGGGATGCAGCTCCTCCGGGAACCAAGATCTCTCAGTTGTCCTCAAGTGTGCAAATAAACCTAATCCGGGAAAAGCCTAAAGTCGGCCCTCGACCCCCTGTCCCACTCAGACCCATTTTCAAAGCCATGTCGGCCTCGGTTGGAGATCTGCTGTCCAACATTTCAGAGGAGACCCCAGACAGTGGGGAGGACCTCAATGAGGTCAAAAACCTTGAGAGGGAAATTGCTCTGGGGTTGGAGCAGACAAAGGAACTCCTCAGCAGCACAGCCCAGACACAGGGGGAGGGCCTCGGAAAAAACATGCCAGAAGATTTACTGGCAAAGGCCATGGAGAAACTAAGGATGGCGGATCACTTTCTCAGGGAGGCTAAGACCTTTGAGGAGTCGAAACGTCCGAGCAGAAGCAACAGGAGCAGCTGGTGA
- the LOC115558530 gene encoding myb-related transcription factor, partner of profilin: MRSALVPWRIAVMMADLPGARKERFTKEETDLLVRAVKDREMTLYGDGRNPPKIASVKAAWEEIAVIVSEAGQHRTSLHCRKRCNDVRRRGKAKLAANSQARQKTGGGSGSYQDLTPVENIAASTLTAESVEGFGGFEVGTQPDAPAVQPQDSQEEDPGLGTSAHGAAEGAARRTQSRRRGSSASSMRPQDHPFLQLHQTGFDMLERELAGMRRDNNTSLDRVAMLLRPLGRIASSLDRIATAMERAWPPNDPAPPPVVPLPPPVVPLPPPIPSPSTRSTRSISSIATPGPSFVESQLGRRKGLTEEGENN, from the exons ATGCGATCGGCGCTTGTTCCATGGCGGATTGCTGTTATGATGGCGGATTTGCCAGGCGCACGCAAAGAAAGGTTCACAAAAGAAGAGACCGATTTGCTCGTCAGAGCAGTCAAAGACCGTGAGATGACTTTGTATGGGGATGGGAGAAACCCACCCAAAATTGCTTCGGTAAAAGCGGCTTGGGAGGAAATCGCCGTAATTGTCTCAGAAGCTGGACAACATAGGACATCTCTCCATTGCCGTAAGCGGTGCAACGACGTCAGGAGAAGAGGCAAGGCCAAGCTTGCTGCCAACTCGCAAGCACGTCAAAAGACTGGAGGAGGATCTGGCAGTTACCAGGACCTCACGCCAGTAGAGAACATCGCAGCGTCAACACTGACCGCTGAAAGCGTTGAGGGTTTTGGGGGCTTTGAAGTCGGCACCCAACCCGATGCACCAGCTGTCCAACCCCAAG ATTCTCAGGAAGAAGACCCTGGCCTCGGGACCAGCGCGCACGGGGCAGCTGAGGGAGCCGCGCGGCGCACTCAATCAAGACGCCGTGGCAGCAGCGCCAGCAGCATGAGACCGCAGGACCACCCGTTCCTGCAGCTCCATCAAACCGGGTTCGACATGCTGGAGCGGGAGCTGGCCGGGATGCGGCGAGACAACAACACCAGTCTGGACCGGGTGGCGATGTTGCTGCGGCCTCTCGGGCGCATCGCCTCAAGTTTGGACCGGATTGCAACAGCTATGGAACGTGCATGGCCCCCAAACGacccagctcctcccccagttgtgccccttcctccccctgttgtgccccttcctccccccattCCATCTCCGTCCACCCGCTCCACCAGGAGCATATCAAGCATCGCCACTCCCGGACCCTCATTTGTCGAATCCCAACTAGGCAGGCGTAAAGGCCttacagaggagggagaaaataattaa